The following coding sequences are from one Mycoplasma mycoides subsp. capri window:
- a CDS encoding membrane protein, whose protein sequence is MKKIKKDQNFKSKMFLIYKTDFKKTKIIAILMLVFLIISMFRLTLVGQFLDDLLFSFLFGWFKYLLYFWLFFINFCLFKKLLISVKWKQFLKTSFFIMILASFLTLNFLIIQFVNNQTKTDNFNIYALWQNDILLQVIKFYDYHWYQNSIFLIDFKNWINYFFNTNTYFNLYLFGGFISYLVCGIIWYTTLPAAYLTLVILIIINLVWLKTNDPFYLFKNKKNLVKTTTNLNNKIITNNQNNDQKLVIFENKLDDDLKQPVYKNEENNLLTNLENVFLDTNFIDKMLFLKLEQTNFNKDEIFENKNKTNITDQFKQNHKSGILTDSEISPFKRNKPVKKISDNDFFNELFDEK, encoded by the coding sequence ATGAAAAAAATCAAAAAAGATCAAAATTTTAAATCTAAAATGTTTTTAATTTATAAAACAGATTTTAAAAAAACTAAAATAATTGCAATCCTAATGTTAGTGTTTTTAATTATTAGTATGTTTAGACTAACTTTAGTTGGCCAATTTTTAGATGATCTTTTATTTTCTTTTTTATTTGGTTGATTTAAATATTTATTATACTTTTGACTTTTTTTTATTAATTTTTGTTTATTTAAAAAACTTTTAATTTCAGTTAAATGAAAACAATTTTTAAAAACTAGCTTTTTTATAATGATTTTAGCTAGTTTTTTAACATTAAATTTTTTAATTATACAATTTGTTAATAATCAAACAAAAACAGATAATTTTAATATTTATGCTTTATGACAAAATGATATTTTATTACAAGTTATTAAATTTTATGATTATCATTGATATCAAAACTCAATCTTTTTAATAGATTTTAAAAATTGAATAAATTATTTTTTTAATACAAATACTTATTTTAATTTATATTTATTTGGTGGATTTATTTCTTATTTAGTTTGTGGAATTATTTGATATACAACTTTACCAGCAGCTTATTTAACTTTAGTTATTTTAATAATTATTAATTTAGTATGACTTAAAACTAATGATCCATTTTATCTATTTAAAAATAAAAAAAATTTAGTTAAAACTACAACTAATTTAAATAATAAAATTATTACTAATAACCAAAATAATGATCAAAAGTTAGTAATTTTTGAAAATAAATTAGATGATGATTTAAAACAACCAGTTTATAAAAACGAAGAAAACAATTTATTAACTAACTTAGAAAATGTATTTTTAGATACAAACTTTATTGATAAAATGCTTTTTTTAAAACTAGAGCAAACTAATTTTAATAAAGATGAGATTTTTGAAAATAAAAATAAAACAAATATAACTGATCAGTTTAAACAAAATCACAAATCAGGAATTTTAACAGATAGTGAGATTAGTCCTTTTAAAAGAAATAAACCAGTTAAAAAAATTAGTGATAATGACTTTTTTAATGAGTTATTTGATGAAAAGTAG
- the uvrC gene encoding excinuclease ABC subunit UvrC: MSLKQQVDLLPNKPGCYLFFNKDNDVIYVGKAKNLKKRVSTYFNKAYNIKTTRLVREITDLKYFIVDNEKESLLLEKNLIKKYHPKYNVLLNDDKTYPYIIITNQKDPMYKYVRKYDKKALKNYGPLPIGSNARSILLTLQRLFPLRMCQGNLNKPCLYYHLNQCSGACFKQVDPSYYEYQIKQVDKFFKGEINQVKQTLIKQMQKASDNLQFEQAQRIKDQITSLDFITAKQNVDIVTNKNIDVINYEINQDKICFVMLFYRLGQLTYKDEYIQNYEGQNLSELFNSYLQQIYQKNIYPDVLLIPNEIQLLDLDQNLLEFSSYSLNKQDDIFIKLAKQNAIDSLNKSVISHNVNSGDEIEILEQLKQISNASKYLKRIEVFDISNIYNQFITGACIVYINAKPIRNEFRKYNIDPSYTSDFSRMKFMLEKRFLKQIKEKEQLPDLIIVDGGIIQIHAAKEVLNKLNLKIDVIGLSKDDHHKTRYLIDIFEQTIDIKNFKKLYNFLTSLQIRVDEYAKSGFRKKYHNQLNDQILLIKGVGKKTNLKLYKHFKTIDNIKNASFDELNKVINNKKITNLIISNLNK, from the coding sequence ATGAGTTTAAAACAACAAGTTGATTTATTACCAAATAAACCTGGTTGTTATTTATTTTTTAATAAAGATAATGATGTGATTTATGTTGGAAAAGCTAAAAATTTAAAAAAAAGAGTTAGTACTTATTTTAATAAAGCTTATAATATCAAAACAACAAGACTAGTTAGAGAAATTACTGATTTAAAATATTTTATTGTTGATAATGAAAAAGAATCATTATTATTAGAAAAAAATCTAATTAAAAAATATCATCCAAAATATAACGTTTTATTAAATGATGATAAAACCTATCCATACATAATAATTACTAACCAAAAAGATCCAATGTATAAGTATGTAAGAAAATATGATAAAAAAGCTTTAAAAAACTATGGACCTTTACCAATTGGAAGTAATGCTAGATCTATTTTATTAACACTACAACGTTTATTTCCTTTAAGAATGTGTCAAGGTAATTTAAATAAACCTTGTTTATATTATCATTTAAATCAATGTTCTGGAGCTTGTTTTAAACAAGTTGATCCTAGTTATTATGAATATCAAATAAAACAAGTTGATAAATTTTTTAAAGGAGAAATTAATCAAGTAAAACAAACTTTAATTAAACAAATGCAAAAAGCTAGTGATAATTTACAATTTGAACAAGCTCAAAGAATTAAAGATCAAATTACTAGTCTAGATTTTATTACTGCAAAACAAAATGTTGATATTGTTACAAATAAAAATATTGATGTAATTAATTATGAAATTAATCAAGACAAAATTTGTTTTGTAATGTTATTTTATAGATTAGGTCAATTAACTTATAAAGATGAATATATTCAAAATTATGAAGGTCAAAATTTAAGCGAATTATTTAATAGTTATTTACAACAAATTTATCAAAAAAATATTTATCCTGATGTTTTATTAATTCCAAATGAAATTCAATTATTAGATTTAGATCAAAACTTATTAGAATTTAGTTCATATAGTTTGAATAAACAAGATGATATATTTATTAAATTAGCAAAACAAAATGCTATTGATAGTTTAAATAAATCAGTTATTTCACATAATGTTAATAGTGGAGATGAGATTGAAATTTTAGAGCAATTAAAGCAAATCTCAAATGCATCAAAATATTTAAAACGTATTGAAGTATTTGATATATCAAATATTTATAATCAGTTTATAACTGGAGCTTGTATAGTTTATATTAATGCAAAACCAATTAGAAATGAATTTAGAAAATATAATATAGATCCAAGCTATACTTCAGATTTTAGTAGAATGAAGTTTATGCTAGAAAAAAGATTTTTAAAACAGATAAAAGAAAAAGAGCAATTACCAGATCTTATTATTGTTGATGGTGGAATTATTCAAATTCATGCAGCTAAAGAAGTTTTAAATAAATTAAATTTAAAGATTGATGTTATTGGTTTAAGTAAAGATGATCATCATAAAACTAGATATTTAATCGATATTTTTGAACAAACTATTGATATTAAAAACTTTAAAAAATTGTATAACTTTTTAACAAGCCTGCAAATCAGAGTTGATGAATATGCAAAATCTGGATTTAGAAAAAAATATCACAATCAATTAAATGATCAAATTCTTTTAATAAAAGGTGTTGGTAAAAAAACTAATTTAAAATTATATAAACATTTTAAAACAATTGATAATATTAAAAACGCTAGTTTTGATGAGTTAAATAAAGTTATAAATAATAAAAAAATTACTAATTTAATCATTAGTAATCTTAATAAATAG
- the greA gene encoding transcription elongation factor GreA: protein MSKEIILTQEGLEELKAELKHLLEVVRPKVIEELVEARNQGDLSENADYDAARNRQAEVEARIKEVETLINRAKVIDDSKTHSTGEVKIGSTVQFVSSLDNKLKEIKIVGAIEADPFSNLISNESPIAKAIIGKKVNTTVEIKDISKPYKITIKSIK, encoded by the coding sequence ATGTCAAAAGAAATTATTTTAACTCAAGAAGGATTAGAAGAATTAAAAGCAGAACTTAAACATCTTTTAGAAGTTGTTAGACCTAAAGTAATTGAAGAATTAGTTGAAGCACGTAATCAAGGAGATTTAAGTGAAAATGCTGATTATGATGCTGCTAGAAACAGACAAGCTGAAGTTGAAGCAAGAATTAAAGAAGTTGAAACTTTAATTAATAGAGCTAAAGTTATTGATGATTCTAAAACTCATTCAACTGGTGAAGTTAAAATTGGATCAACTGTACAATTTGTTTCAAGTTTAGATAATAAATTAAAAGAAATTAAAATTGTTGGTGCTATTGAAGCTGATCCTTTTTCTAATCTAATTTCTAATGAATCACCAATAGCTAAAGCTATAATTGGTAAAAAAGTTAATACTACTGTTGAAATTAAAGATATTTCAAAACCTTACAAAATCACAATTAAAAGCATTAAATAA
- a CDS encoding SDR family oxidoreductase, which produces MKKLVVITGASSGIGLACAKYFSDKGHPLLILARRKELLDDLNLPNTLTARVDVRDFNQLDQAIKQAENIYGPVDLLINNAGIMILEKYQDQKLEDKYNMIDINIKGVINGMDAVLKSMLKQNHGTIVNISSVAARYTYTDHSVYCGSKYAINAITEQLRRELSHTNIRFTLIEPAIVNTNLLSSTTNKQVKDDYQKSIDEINGGLKPEQIAQTIYYVYSLPDDVMIPELMIAHTNESEV; this is translated from the coding sequence ATGAAAAAATTAGTTGTTATTACTGGAGCAAGTTCTGGAATCGGTTTAGCTTGTGCTAAGTATTTTTCAGATAAAGGTCATCCTTTATTAATACTTGCAAGAAGAAAAGAATTATTAGATGATTTAAACTTACCAAATACTTTAACTGCTAGAGTTGATGTTAGAGATTTTAATCAATTAGATCAAGCAATTAAACAAGCAGAAAATATATATGGTCCAGTTGATCTATTAATTAATAATGCTGGAATTATGATTCTAGAAAAATATCAAGATCAAAAATTAGAAGATAAATACAATATGATTGATATTAACATCAAAGGTGTTATTAATGGAATGGATGCTGTTTTAAAAAGTATGTTAAAACAAAATCATGGAACAATAGTTAATATTTCAAGTGTTGCAGCTAGATATACTTATACTGATCATTCAGTTTATTGTGGATCTAAATATGCCATTAACGCAATAACTGAACAATTAAGAAGAGAACTAAGTCATACTAATATTAGATTTACTTTAATTGAACCAGCAATTGTTAATACTAATTTATTAAGTAGTACAACAAATAAACAAGTAAAAGATGATTATCAAAAATCAATTGATGAAATCAATGGTGGATTAAAACCAGAACAAATTGCTCAAACTATTTATTATGTATATTCACTACCAGATGATGTGATGATTCCTGAATTAATGATTGCTCACACTAATGAATCTGAAGTTTAA
- the yihA gene encoding ribosome biogenesis GTP-binding protein YihA/YsxC, whose translation MIKQASFITSAANKSNWINDDVSEICLIGRSNVGKSSFINSLTNNNKLAKISNTPGKTRLLNFFEINKGEYRLVDAPGYGYAKVDDNLKIQFAKMMEEYFINRKNLKGVFLLLDLRHKPSNDDIMMYQFLKHYNIPVVIIGTKLDKLKKSEYIKNEKMIKETINFYQEDDFIKISNLDKTNIIKCYELIDKLLGSK comes from the coding sequence ATGATAAAACAAGCTAGTTTTATAACTTCAGCAGCAAATAAAAGCAATTGAATTAATGATGATGTTAGTGAAATTTGTTTAATTGGTAGAAGTAATGTTGGAAAATCTAGTTTTATAAATTCACTTACAAATAATAATAAACTAGCAAAAATCTCAAATACTCCTGGGAAAACTAGATTATTAAATTTTTTTGAAATCAATAAAGGAGAGTATCGCTTAGTTGATGCTCCAGGATATGGTTATGCTAAAGTTGATGATAATTTAAAAATTCAATTTGCAAAAATGATGGAAGAATATTTTATTAATCGCAAAAATTTAAAAGGGGTTTTTTTATTATTAGATCTAAGACATAAACCTAGTAATGATGATATAATGATGTATCAATTTTTAAAACATTACAATATACCAGTTGTTATAATTGGTACTAAATTAGATAAATTAAAAAAGAGTGAATATATTAAAAATGAAAAAATGATCAAAGAAACAATAAATTTTTATCAAGAAGATGACTTTATTAAGATTTCTAATTTAGATAAGACTAATATTATTAAGTGTTATGAGTTAATAGATAAACTTTTAGGGAGTAAATAG
- a CDS encoding cation-translocating P-type ATPase: MDNLEQKTIHEVQQELNTNIKTGLSNQTASELLIKNGKNELAKNKQTPAILIFLKSLIQPIQIVLFIAAIISVIAPLISSKHFEVKFDDFIDFIVIMGVILLDATLETVQQIKARKSVDALKSLSKPSAVVLRDSIVKEIDASELVVGDIVILEAGKYVPADLRLLESSDCMVEESILTGESVPVEKSSKSIKQTNILAEKKNICFMSTFVTSGRAIGVVIKTGIDTEIGKISKTISDNEEQVTPLEKKMNRFSYLISILAIIISIFVFISFMISSNKSNWATYLMISITLAIGVIPESLSAIVSIALSFATKRMAKNNVIVKKLESIETLGSVNVICTDKTGTLTQNKMAIKKLIWNNEIILADEFINKTKNEQAKNLFLKSLVLPNDSITENDERIGDPTELALVDFAEQMQIDEQEFRKKYPRIFEIPFDSERKLMTTVNVLENEQQFVFTKGALDQILKKCTKIFINNKVVKLTNTHKKEIKKLSTSLSDDALRVLGFGVKQIITQDQKTEDDLIFIGAVGMIDPIRKEALIAIQQAKAAGIKTIMITGDHAITALAIARDLELAYTQYEVMSSEKLEQYTDQELESAIDNIKIFARVNPEHKVRIVQALQKKGYIVSMTGDGVNDAPSLAIADIGVAMGVSGTDVAKQAADVILTNDDLNTMMVGVLEGRNVYQKIRRAIVLLLGFNFANVISIVIISLLLKISPLTATNILFINLVVDSCLAFGIGMSPIDRTLLKNKPQLRNKSILNEIIWPLFKVGLSLSVAQIISFIIGMSATNLDYYNNLSSYTKAQNWFLFIQQNNQILLSNIEDMHDFVVFGRTSMFITSIISPILFTHLIKLTNWKDTKKIDWTISKPLIYSCIIALLISIIVFSIPVFNSKVFGLAGINDTKAYINWSSKNMWILFSSLACALIPFTFILITDAIEFYSYHLSNRTWEKRQKLIKQIIDQEQKEKLREDKKNQG; this comes from the coding sequence ATGGATAATTTAGAGCAAAAAACGATTCACGAAGTTCAACAAGAACTAAATACAAATATTAAAACTGGATTATCAAATCAAACAGCTAGTGAATTACTAATTAAAAATGGTAAAAATGAACTAGCAAAAAATAAGCAAACTCCAGCTATTTTAATCTTTTTAAAATCTTTAATTCAACCGATTCAAATTGTTTTATTTATTGCTGCAATTATTTCAGTAATTGCTCCATTAATTTCATCTAAACACTTTGAGGTTAAATTTGATGATTTTATTGATTTTATAGTAATTATGGGTGTTATTTTATTAGATGCTACTTTAGAAACTGTTCAACAAATCAAAGCCAGAAAATCAGTTGATGCTTTAAAATCACTTTCTAAACCATCTGCTGTTGTTTTAAGAGATTCAATTGTTAAAGAAATTGATGCTAGTGAATTAGTAGTTGGTGATATTGTAATATTAGAAGCCGGAAAATATGTTCCAGCAGATTTACGCTTATTAGAATCAAGTGATTGTATGGTTGAAGAATCAATTCTAACTGGTGAATCAGTTCCAGTTGAAAAAAGTAGTAAATCAATTAAACAAACAAATATTTTAGCTGAAAAGAAAAATATTTGTTTTATGTCAACTTTTGTAACTTCAGGAAGAGCAATTGGAGTTGTTATTAAAACTGGGATTGATACAGAAATTGGAAAAATTTCTAAAACAATTTCAGATAATGAAGAACAAGTAACACCACTAGAAAAGAAAATGAATAGATTTAGTTATTTAATTTCTATTCTTGCAATTATTATTAGTATTTTTGTATTTATTAGTTTTATGATTTCATCAAACAAAAGCAATTGAGCTACTTATTTAATGATTTCTATAACTTTAGCAATTGGTGTTATTCCTGAATCACTTTCTGCTATTGTTTCTATTGCTTTATCTTTTGCTACAAAAAGAATGGCAAAAAATAATGTTATTGTTAAAAAATTAGAAAGTATTGAAACTTTAGGATCAGTTAATGTTATTTGTACTGATAAAACTGGAACATTAACTCAAAATAAAATGGCTATTAAAAAACTGATTTGAAATAATGAAATTATTTTAGCTGACGAATTTATCAATAAAACTAAAAACGAACAGGCAAAGAACTTGTTTTTAAAATCTTTAGTCTTACCAAATGATTCAATAACTGAAAATGATGAAAGAATTGGAGATCCAACTGAACTTGCGTTAGTTGATTTTGCTGAACAAATGCAAATTGATGAACAAGAGTTTAGAAAGAAATATCCAAGAATTTTTGAAATACCTTTTGATAGTGAACGTAAATTAATGACAACTGTTAATGTTTTAGAAAATGAACAACAATTTGTTTTTACAAAAGGTGCTTTAGATCAAATATTAAAAAAATGTACTAAGATTTTTATTAATAATAAAGTTGTTAAATTAACTAATACTCACAAAAAAGAAATTAAAAAGCTTTCAACTTCATTAAGTGATGATGCTTTAAGAGTTTTAGGATTTGGTGTAAAACAAATTATAACTCAAGATCAAAAAACTGAAGATGATTTAATTTTTATAGGAGCAGTTGGAATGATTGATCCTATAAGAAAAGAAGCTTTAATTGCTATTCAACAAGCAAAAGCAGCTGGTATTAAAACAATTATGATAACTGGTGATCATGCAATTACTGCTTTAGCAATAGCAAGAGATTTGGAATTAGCTTATACTCAATATGAAGTAATGTCTTCTGAAAAACTAGAACAATACACTGATCAAGAATTAGAAAGTGCTATTGATAATATTAAAATTTTTGCAAGAGTTAATCCTGAACATAAAGTGAGAATTGTTCAAGCTTTACAAAAAAAAGGATATATTGTTTCAATGACAGGTGATGGAGTTAATGATGCTCCAAGTTTAGCAATAGCTGATATTGGTGTTGCTATGGGTGTTAGTGGAACTGATGTTGCAAAACAAGCTGCTGATGTCATTTTAACTAATGATGATCTAAATACAATGATGGTTGGAGTCTTAGAAGGACGTAATGTTTATCAAAAAATCAGAAGAGCTATTGTTTTATTATTAGGATTTAATTTTGCAAATGTTATAAGTATTGTAATTATTTCTTTATTATTAAAAATTTCTCCACTAACTGCTACAAATATTTTATTTATCAATTTAGTTGTTGATTCTTGTTTAGCTTTTGGAATTGGAATGAGCCCAATTGATAGAACACTTTTAAAAAATAAACCTCAATTAAGAAATAAAAGTATACTTAATGAAATAATATGACCATTATTTAAAGTAGGTTTATCTTTATCAGTTGCTCAAATTATTTCATTTATAATTGGAATGTCAGCAACAAATCTTGATTATTATAATAATTTAAGCAGTTATACTAAGGCTCAAAATTGATTTTTATTTATTCAACAAAATAATCAAATTCTATTATCTAATATAGAAGATATGCATGACTTTGTAGTTTTTGGAAGAACTAGTATGTTTATTACAAGTATTATTTCACCAATTTTATTTACACATTTAATCAAACTAACTAATTGAAAAGATACTAAAAAAATAGATTGAACTATTTCAAAACCTCTAATTTATTCATGTATAATCGCTTTATTAATTTCAATAATTGTTTTTTCAATACCTGTGTTTAATTCAAAAGTATTTGGTTTAGCTGGTATTAATGATACAAAAGCATATATTAATTGAAGTTCTAAAAATATGTGAATTTTATTTTCAAGTTTAGCATGTGCTTTAATTCCGTTTACATTTATATTAATAACTGATGCTATTGAATTTTATTCATATCACTTATCAAATAGAACATGAGAAAAAAGACAAAAACTAATAAAACAAATTATAGATCAAGAACAAAAAGAAAAACTTAGAGAAGATAAAAAAAATCAAGGGTAA
- a CDS encoding PTS sugar transporter subunit IIC, whose amino-acid sequence MNFIIVFSQSVSFGQQAVAFLKGTSLLMLVLVFFTIFSYYVPKGKRAMSGLSGAVCATFLIEVFNFWVLGRIPVIGDFTRVIGSVAGTLAAPACTILVIILMGGNPLFAILCGTAVFGVGLSVDVDGISKSIAKTLINTNTPDGQKLLAEDNAIRVIAEWVKGNTLQNEMQKTFETIKSNLVINEQKDILKTIFSTQYMPNFAMHLRTTVGAFNILAGLVAGYTMYWALLLLQKYAPDGLDLIIALLIIAPLTALTAKFGANVVAPLLKGIGSSIEVAINLSPIPMAIVVGGFLTVVGTSPLSSMALAVGLGLQGSAMAVGSVSAMGSSFMNGVLFARMKYGEKKQTIACSIEPLSQADIISMNPVSVYITNFIGAAATGILVIVYGQNILNIEQTVFMINSNSYEVVRGFTQQGVGLATPFGPVAMFGQGGGQTAEVLTKTSTQYATWQLNMHLAILLVLTAILNVGAGLLGGYMFRNSRRTTYFEIYNLPLPLKHQYLLEEIELFQTNKRRFAWQWKTIIFFSKVKQTIRVKTIIYIKTFIDCFNQFLTEKEKAIKTKKEELLHISTSKQEFKINFKKEKQQIIIALKNKWIDNYKLEIQKEKQQYKDLLLHFKNELEVLNQLVVKNKKMSQSLTNDDKLRYQKLKSDFKKTQKQNHDLAKAALKGSVGKDRLTKLHNKKMQALQDKINFYKEVSKFYPQKRFIIKTSLES is encoded by the coding sequence GTGAATTTTATTATAGTATTTTCTCAATCGGTATCGTTTGGACAACAAGCTGTAGCCTTTTTAAAAGGAACATCTTTACTAATGTTAGTACTTGTATTTTTTACAATCTTTTCATACTATGTTCCTAAAGGTAAAAGAGCGATGTCAGGTCTATCTGGAGCTGTTTGTGCTACTTTTTTAATAGAAGTCTTTAACTTTTGAGTTTTAGGAAGAATTCCAGTTATTGGTGACTTTACTAGAGTTATTGGTAGTGTAGCAGGAACTTTAGCTGCTCCAGCATGTACAATACTTGTAATTATTTTGATGGGTGGAAACCCGTTATTTGCCATTTTATGTGGTACTGCTGTATTTGGAGTTGGATTATCAGTTGATGTTGATGGTATATCTAAATCAATTGCTAAAACCTTAATAAATACAAATACACCTGATGGTCAAAAGTTATTAGCTGAAGATAATGCAATAAGAGTGATTGCTGAATGAGTAAAAGGCAACACTTTACAAAATGAAATGCAAAAAACTTTTGAAACTATTAAATCTAATTTAGTAATAAATGAACAAAAAGATATTTTAAAAACTATATTTAGTACTCAATATATGCCAAATTTTGCAATGCATTTAAGAACTACAGTTGGAGCGTTCAATATTTTAGCTGGACTAGTTGCTGGTTATACAATGTATTGAGCTTTGTTATTATTACAAAAATATGCTCCTGATGGACTAGATTTAATTATTGCTTTATTAATCATTGCACCACTAACTGCTTTAACTGCTAAATTTGGAGCTAATGTAGTTGCACCACTTCTAAAAGGAATTGGTTCATCTATTGAAGTTGCAATTAATCTATCACCAATACCAATGGCAATTGTTGTTGGAGGATTTTTAACAGTAGTTGGTACTTCACCATTATCATCAATGGCATTAGCTGTTGGTTTAGGATTGCAAGGTTCAGCAATGGCTGTTGGTAGTGTTTCTGCTATGGGTTCATCATTTATGAATGGTGTATTATTTGCAAGAATGAAATATGGAGAAAAAAAACAAACTATTGCTTGTTCAATAGAACCATTATCTCAAGCTGATATTATTTCAATGAATCCAGTTTCTGTTTATATAACTAACTTTATTGGGGCTGCTGCTACTGGAATATTAGTAATTGTTTATGGTCAAAATATTTTAAATATAGAACAAACAGTATTTATGATTAACTCAAATAGTTATGAAGTTGTTCGTGGATTTACTCAACAAGGAGTTGGTTTAGCTACTCCATTTGGGCCAGTTGCTATGTTTGGTCAGGGTGGTGGTCAAACTGCTGAAGTGTTAACTAAAACTTCAACTCAATATGCAACTTGGCAATTAAATATGCATCTAGCTATTTTATTAGTATTAACTGCTATATTAAATGTTGGAGCTGGTTTATTAGGTGGATATATGTTTAGAAATAGTAGAAGAACTACTTATTTTGAAATATATAATTTACCTTTACCACTAAAACATCAATATTTATTAGAAGAAATTGAATTATTTCAAACTAATAAACGTAGATTTGCATGACAATGAAAAACAATTATTTTCTTTAGTAAGGTTAAACAAACTATTAGAGTAAAAACAATAATTTATATAAAAACATTTATTGATTGCTTTAATCAATTTCTTACTGAAAAAGAAAAAGCAATTAAAACTAAAAAAGAAGAACTATTACATATAAGTACTTCAAAACAAGAATTTAAAATTAATTTTAAAAAAGAAAAACAACAAATAATCATTGCTTTAAAAAATAAATGAATTGATAATTATAAATTAGAAATTCAAAAAGAAAAACAACAATATAAAGATTTATTACTACATTTTAAAAATGAACTAGAAGTTTTAAATCAATTAGTTGTTAAAAATAAAAAAATGAGTCAGTCACTTACTAATGATGATAAGTTAAGATATCAAAAATTAAAATCTGATTTCAAAAAGACTCAAAAACAAAATCACGATTTAGCAAAAGCTGCATTAAAAGGTTCTGTTGGTAAAGATAGATTAACAAAACTTCACAACAAAAAAATGCAAGCTTTACAAGACAAAATTAATTTCTATAAAGAAGTTTCAAAATTCTATCCACAAAAAAGATTTATTATTAAAACTTCTTTAGAATCTTAA
- a CDS encoding BspA family leucine-rich repeat surface protein, producing MDLNNWDISQVIDMTETSSKIDQIIKIDLSTKKVTKTLFHDPPRNQLAYQIQWTAWDVSNVETMRNLFYKSTYSNSLQTWNVLNITDAYDFWPNYIQHKWFPKWKWPKNTKGREPYFWENISPIIL from the coding sequence ATGGATTTAAATAATTGAGATATTTCTCAAGTTATTGATATGACTGAAACCTCTAGTAAAATCGATCAAATTATTAAAATAGATCTTTCAACAAAAAAAGTTACTAAAACATTATTTCATGATCCACCAAGAAATCAACTTGCTTATCAAATTCAATGGACTGCTTGAGATGTTTCTAATGTTGAAACTATGCGAAATCTTTTTTATAAGTCTACTTATTCAAATTCTTTACAAACTTGAAATGTTTTAAATATTACTGATGCATATGATTTTTGACCAAATTATATTCAACATAAATGATTTCCAAAATGAAAATGACCAAAAAATACAAAAGGTAGAGAACCTTATTTTTGAGAAAATATTTCACCAATTATTTTATAA